In one window of Capra hircus breed San Clemente chromosome 28, ASM170441v1, whole genome shotgun sequence DNA:
- the SLC18A3 gene encoding vesicular acetylcholine transporter, which yields MEPEAPAGRAPAAASKLSEAVGAALQDPRRQRRLVLVIVCVALFLDNMLYMVIVPIVPYYVHPAGEKPTLTSSPTPPTPTNASAVTGNTSEPPTADLPAKPIVKPRHPRDNEDVKIGVLFASKAILQLLVNPLSGTFIDRMSYDLPLLLGLGVLFASTVMFAFAEDYATLFAARSLQGLGSAFADTSGIAMIADKYPEEPERSRALGLALAFISFGSLVAPPFGGFLHEFAGKSAPFLVLAAVSLFDALLLLVVAKPFSAAARARANLPVGTPIHRLMLDPYIAVVAGALTTCNIPLAFLEPTIATWMERTMAASEWEAGIAWLPAFVPHVLGVYLTVRLAARYPHLQWLYGAFGLAVIGASSCLVPACRSFAPLVISLCGLCFGIALVDTALLPTLAFLVDVRHVSVYGSVYAIADISYCVAYALGPIVAGHIVHSLGFAQLSLGMGLANLLYAPVLLLLRNVGLLKRSRSERDVLLDEPPQGLYDAVRLRERPMSDRGAAPRSPPGPLDACEEGDYDYYTRS from the coding sequence ATGGAACCGGAGGCCCCGGCGGGTCGGGCCCCGGCGGCAGCCAGCAAGCTGTCGGAGGCGGTGGGCGCGGCGCTGCAAGACCCCCGGCGGCAGCGGCGTTTGGTGCTGGTCATCGTGTGCGTGGCGCTGTTCCTGGACAATATGCTGTACATGGTCATCGTGCCCATCGTGCCCTACTACGTGCACCCGGCCGGCGAGAAGCCCACCCTGACCTCCAGCCCCACGCCGCCCACTCCGACCAATGCCAGCGCCGTCACGGGCAACACCTCGGAGCCCCCGACGGCTGATCTGCCGGCCAAGCCTATTGTGAAGCCCCGACACCCCAGGGACAACGAGGACGTGAAGATCGGGGTGCTGTTCGCCTCCAAGGCCATCCTGCAGCTGCTGGTGAACCCCCTGAGTGGGACCTTCATCGACCGCATGAGCTATGACTTGCCACTGCTTCTGGGCCTGGGCGTGCTGTTCGCCTCTACGGTGATGTTTGCCTTCGCGGAGGACTACGCGACGCTCTTCGCTGCACGCAGCCTGCAGGGGCTCGGCTCGGCCTTCGCGGATACGTCTGGCATCGCCATGATTGCAGACAAGTATCCGGAGGAGCCAGAGCGCAGCCGCGCCCTGGGCCTGGCGCTGGCCTTCATCAGCTTCGGAAGCCTAGTGGCGCCGCCCTTCGGAGGGTTCCTCCACGAGTTCGCCGGAAAGTCAGCGCCCTTCCTGGTGCTCGCCGCCGTTTCGCTGTTCGACGCCCTATTGCTGCTGGTGGTGGCCAAGCCCTTCTCGGCCGCGGCGCGGGCGCGAGCCAACTTGCCTGTGGGCACGCCCATCCACCGCCTCATGCTGGACCCCTACATCGCAGTGGTGGCGGGCGCGCTCACCACCTGCAACATCCCCCTCGCCTTTCTGGAGCCCACCATCGCCACGTGGATGGAACGTACGATGGCAGCATCCGAGTGGGAGGCAGGCATAGCCTGGCTGCCGGCCTTCGTGCCGCACGTGCTGGGCGTCTACCTCACCGTGCGACTGGCGGCGCGCTACCCCCACCTGCAGTGGCTGTATGGCGCCTTTGGGCTGGCGGTGATCGGCGCCAGCTCGTGCCTGGTGCCCGCCTGCCGCTCCTTCGCACCGCTAGTGATCTCGCTCTGCGGCCTGTGCTTCGGCATTGCGCTGGTGGACACCGCGCTGCTGCCCAcgctcgcctttcttgtggacgTGCGCCACGTCTCGGTCTATGGCAGCGTCTACGCCATCGCCGACATCTCCTACTGCGTGGCCTATGCGCTTGGGCCCATCGTGGCGGGCCACATCGTGCACTCGCTTGGCTTTGCACAGCTTAGCCTTGGCATGGGCCTGGCCAACCTGCTCTATGCGCccgtcctgctgctgctgcgcaACGTGGGCCTCCTGAAGCGCTCCCGCTCGGAGAGGGACGTGCTGCTGGACGAGCCGCCGCAGGGTCTGTATGACGCTGTGCGCCTGCGGGAGCGCCCCATGTCCGACCGGGGCGCCGCACCTCGCAGCCCGCCCGGCCCCTTGGACGCCTGCGAGGAGGGCGACTACGACTACTACACCCGCAGCTAG